One window from the genome of Oncorhynchus gorbuscha isolate QuinsamMale2020 ecotype Even-year linkage group LG14, OgorEven_v1.0, whole genome shotgun sequence encodes:
- the mrps33 gene encoding 28S ribosomal protein S33, mitochondrial isoform X1, with protein sequence MCSLFRAASRQHRDSNARAMASLSNYAVRMARLSARIFGDVARPTDNKSMKVVQLFKEPPMAQKKEVYDWYPQHKIYYALTQKLRYMGLFRDEHEDFKEEMRRLRKLRGKGKPKKGEGKRATKKK encoded by the exons ATGTGCTCTCTGTTCAGAGCAGCGAgccgacaacacagagacagtaacgcA CGAGCTATGGCCAGCCTGTCCAACTACGCCGTACGTATGGCGCGTCTCAGTGCACGTATCTTTGGGGATGTGGCGCGTCCTACGGACAACAAGTCCATGAAGGTGGTGCAGCTGTTCAAGGAGCCGCCCATGGCCCAGAAAAAGGAGGTGTACGACTGGTACCCTCAACACAAGATCTACTATGCCCTTACGCAGAAGCTACGATACATGGGACTCTTCAG AGATGAACACGAGGACTTCAAGGAGGAGATGCGTCGGCTGAGGAAACTGAGAGGCAAAGGGAAACCCaagaagggggagggaaagagagccaCCAAGAAGAAATGA
- the mrps33 gene encoding 28S ribosomal protein S33, mitochondrial isoform X2, which yields MASLSNYAVRMARLSARIFGDVARPTDNKSMKVVQLFKEPPMAQKKEVYDWYPQHKIYYALTQKLRYMGLFRDEHEDFKEEMRRLRKLRGKGKPKKGEGKRATKKK from the exons ATGGCCAGCCTGTCCAACTACGCCGTACGTATGGCGCGTCTCAGTGCACGTATCTTTGGGGATGTGGCGCGTCCTACGGACAACAAGTCCATGAAGGTGGTGCAGCTGTTCAAGGAGCCGCCCATGGCCCAGAAAAAGGAGGTGTACGACTGGTACCCTCAACACAAGATCTACTATGCCCTTACGCAGAAGCTACGATACATGGGACTCTTCAG AGATGAACACGAGGACTTCAAGGAGGAGATGCGTCGGCTGAGGAAACTGAGAGGCAAAGGGAAACCCaagaagggggagggaaagagagccaCCAAGAAGAAATGA